DNA sequence from the Centroberyx gerrardi isolate f3 chromosome 2, fCenGer3.hap1.cur.20231027, whole genome shotgun sequence genome:
AGTGGATGGAGTGGACGGGGCTGCCGCGGGGCCTGAAGGAGAAGACTGCCGGGGCTCTCAGCGGCACGCTCTGGCCCTCGGaggacgccgccgccgccaccgccgccggGGTccgggaggagaaggagcactTGAGCAGCAGGCCGCCCTCGGAGCCCACCAAGAAGGTGTCCGAGTCCCAGGGGGACAGAGCCAGGGAGGTGACGCCcacgctgctgctgccgccgccgcgGGCCTGCGAGGAACAAACACTGCATTTACTACCATGCATTTATGAGAGGATTCCATCACTTCGAGGGTCTTAAGATTTTCTCAGCCCACAgaagagcatgtaatccttcagttgaagttaaaacatgactAATCCCCAAAATTGGTGTTACAAAGTTTTCACGCAACAGCAGCTATATTCTGCTCATAGCCGATTAATCTCTAtgatgttgaaaataaaaagcgTTCCCTGATGTTGTTTGTGTAAACCGTCTCATTCGTTTCTTGTCAGCTCTACATTGAGTCCTTCATTCTAGTCTTTATGCTCTGGTGTGATGGCATTTCTGCATCTATTAAGAAATCAATATTCTATCATGATTCTGGTGAATCTTATTTTTTAATGGACTTATCACACATTTTGGAAATGCTGTCTTCTCACTCAGTTGCAGCCTATAGCACAAAGATtgttcaatcaatcaattaactAAGTTCATTTTATTCAACACAGGATGGACATTCTGGAGCCGtgacaacatttaaaaaaaatctgtaaacaCGTTATTTCTATATACTGATAATCATTGATAATCAATTAAAATAAGCTCTACCAAGCTCACCAAATGTATCAAACATACACATCATAATATAAAACCCAATATGTGTGTCTTTGCCAATCAGACCTAAGTCCAATCACAAGCAAATGTGTGTAATTCAGTTAGAGAACGACCCCCCATACAGCTGACTGGACCGGCTCCCATTGATGTGAATGGGAGGTGTGAAGTGGCCACAATAAGCACACATTTATTTACCCAAAAAATGGAAGGCAATAATTCTGATGCTTGAGTGTAAACAACTTAATGAGACCAGCAGACAATCTAACAGGATGAAGATGGGAACATTATGGTCGCAGATGAGAAATCCCATGTGAAGGTGGCTGGTAATGCTCTTGAATCACTAAAACCAGTGGCTGTGAAATAGTTGTACATGTCAGTCAACTCTGGCAGCCTGTAGATGAAGTGTTGAACAGCGGGACTTCCTCGGTTCTCACCTTGAAGCTCGCGCTGCTGCTGTGGGGGACCTGCTGGCGGACCAAGGCGTAGCCGGCGCTCAGGACGAACCCGCCCTGGTCCGAATCCACCGTCCACAGCAGCACCCGTCCTCCCGAGCTGGCACTCAGCACCcacagctctcctctcttctggaCGGGCAGCCAGTCGACCTGCACACAACGCACATTCAGATCGTTGTTTCAATCCACAAATCAGATCAATAAATCATAGACGAACCCCACGACCAGAGGGCATGATGTTTGACAGAACTAGCCTGATAGACTGGCTCTCGATGACTGTCTGCGGACAACCCGGTTTGGGCCAGCACGGGGTCCTGTGTCCGGCTGGTGTCCCAGACCACCACCTCTCCGCTGTACAGACCCCCTGTCGCCACggagacacagaaaacacagtcaaTGAGCATTTTCAAAAGTGTGGACAGCAGGATGAAGTGCTAGAAGACGGCTCAGTGATGAGcaggaaaacatgaaaaccacaAATAGGTCCTGCTAATCCAGGATATCTGCAAGTTTCACAAGGACAAATGTAGACtttaaaacctttttaatgctgcctggaatttaatttaagaccAGTTTCAAATCCAAAATTACGGAAGAGGATTTGGGCCAcgtgaaaaaatgtatttgagttctgagaaaCAAAGgtcaaaattctgactttctGGGAAATTCTGggaaaaggtcaaaggtcaaaggtcaaactcagaattctgacttttttccccagaattctgactttaatctcaagATTCTGACTTtgtttctcagaattctgactttaaactcagaactcaaatccatttttcacacgtggccctaatcctcttccgtacaaaATAAAGGCCAGTGACACCAAACTATTTCTGATTAAACACAGCTAaggaaagttgtgaaactataaatgggcagaataagaaaagaCACCAGGAAATTCCAGCTGTGttcagtaaagcagacaggatgcatATCACACCACTGACCCTGTTCTGGACTAATCCTATCCCTAACCCTTACCTGCAATGAGGGAGGGCTGATGGGGGTGAAAGGAGAGAGCGGTGACCGTGGTGGGGACGTCTATGACCAGGTCGGGCTGTTTGGGGTTCAGGCCTCGACGGTCCAGGTTCCAGGTGCAAACATAAGACTTCTCCGTGCTCCAGTCTCCATCGTCAATACTGCcgagcagaaacacacacactctctgactgGATCTTGAGGTTTGTACGGTTTCTTAAACAATGTAACCCTTTTTATGGAATATTTTGGATTTCTTTATTTATGATGTGAAAGTCAAACATACCGACCGTAGGCACAGGCAATAACTGAACCTGTGCAACTCCAGGACACGCTGGTGACATGAAGACCTCTCTCTTGAGCGCTGGGATGTTGAAGGCGATGTAGGCAGGAAACCTGCACACATGGAGGAACAGCCTTATACACATAACTCCACATATCATAAATAATATGCTCATGAAAGCAGTTTGAGGTCGACATGTCGGCCCTGCTTACCAGCTGACTGTGATCCTCCCAGTTCACCTGGAACCCGTCGAAGGCGTGACTCTTGGCGTTCTTGACCAGCTCTTTGACGACCGCGTCCTCGACCCGCCGCAGGAAGTCCTGCAGGCCCGGCGGCTCCGGCTCGCGAGGGTCCTGCTGAAGGAGTCGCTCTGTGATCTGGTCCCGTGGCTCCGTCTGGGTGCCGCTGACGGAAGTGGACGCAGTCTGGACCTCCGCTTCAGCGCTGTGCAGCGCTCTGGTCTGGCAGCCTCTCTGAAACACCAGTGGACGTACACTAAACTTTTTCAAATGCctttttcaaatgtattcatCCCAAATCATGCACATGTAAGAGATTCATATCTGGGCAATATGAAGGTCAACCACGACgggaaaaaataaagttgcatCTATCTATATTTTCAAATGCTAAATTATTTTTAGCATATCCTTCACAGAAATGTACAGGCCTAACATTTCCACTATAATCTGggctccaaaataaaactttctaAAGTCCTTTCTGAAGGACTTGGCATTTTGCAGCTGTTGTTGTACATTCAAAAGCAATTAATTAGTTTATCAGCCAGTTGTTGATGTTGTATAGGCTATGGCTAATATTTACTTCCCTAGACTTGTTGGCATATGTTAAATGCCGTGTGTAAATCCAATCACTAGGCAACAGTCATGCCACGCCCCCATAAACATCAAATTATTCATAAATAATTTCTCACCAGAACAGTCATAACTGAGTAGATCCTGTTATAAACTATGAGCAACAACGAGCGTCATACAAACACATTGTAATAAAAACTCTATTTGGTCTTTAGCAGCCCACAGGTTGTTTTCATAAATTAATATAATCGCTGTTACGTTAATTCCAATGTAAAGTCACTTTGTACTTCTTTCTCACTGACCTTTGACCGCAACCACCACAGAGGTTTGTGACTTACAAACTTGTTCTCCCTGTTTGCACTACACTCCTAATTATAGTATTTCCAAACAGCACCTGAATGTAGCATTAGTCAGCTAGTGTTAGCTCACAGCAAGGCTGCTTGTCGAAGTCAATAAATGTGTTAGCTACCGGTGAgggtttgtttttgtgatgtATGACATATTTGACACGTCTGGAGTGAAAACTGATGTTGCCCAAACATACCGACTCCTGTGCCAACTGTTGAGATTTCCTCCACTGTGACTCGATGCCCACGGAGTCCAAAGCCTCGTCGGTAAACATGCTGAGAAATGTGTTTAGCTCAAGCTAAGGGAGAGGGCCAATGTTATCATTAGCTGCGTTAGCTGTACCGTCAACAACTTAGCCACAGTCCTGCAGCTACATTCACACAACGACGGTTTCGTAATGAGCTTGCTAACAAGCTAGTTACATAGCACTTAACATAGCTAGCTGCTTCGTAGCTTATAATCATGAACGCTTAGCGCCAGACCTGTGTGAGTCTCACATAGCTAGCGTTACCTTGGTTACGGCAGATACAACGGAGAAGAAGTAAGGAAGCAAGAGATAAATCCTGCGCTCACTTCCGCCTTTTCTTAAATTGCAATCGTCTGACGTGATCCTGTAGGTttgacaaaaacatttaaaatcgGTACATCAAGTCTCTCTTTTAACTGTATTTCCAATTATGCTTATGTTCTgcaataatatttaaaaaaatggttttttaaatttatttaatcaaaataatattttcGCTGTCGTAACTTCCTGGTAAGGCAGTAATAGATATAGAGTTGCCCGCCTATCGTATTAAAGGGGCAATTAATTATAGAGTAATCTCCGATCTTTATCGGCCTCTATCCGCACCCAGTAGGAATTGTAATTGACTGTAATTGTAATTAAAAACATTAGCCTTTGCTGAATTAGCACTCATAACTTACTGTTGTTCAAATTACATCAGATTCACCTTTTTGAAAACGTTTTATCATCTATAGTAGCCTAATACACGCCTGATCGACCTCTTCTGGTCTGCATCACTTTCCTCCAAGCAGACCTGGACTGGCACCCTGAGATGAACTCAAGAGTGACAGCCTTCCATTATAATGAATGGAAAATAACAATTTTAACTGTAATACAATCAAAACAGCTTGGCTACACGTTTTATGCTAGAATCAAGTGAACCACCTTCAAACTAGAAAATTAATATAAATTCCTGGTTTTGACCACATCTAtcatttaaaacaaatgaatattTTCTACACCCTACCACTTTTTAGCCTACTTTAGGATGTAAGGCTATACCTATGGCAGCAATGATTAACTGGCTGAGTATTTGATAGAGTTGAATTGTGCCGGGTTTATCATATTGTATTTCAGAATAATAGTCATTGATAGCTGTGCTAAATATTTTTCGTTCATTAAATTGTGTTGGGGAGAACCAGTTCTGTGGAAGTAAAACAGGAAGCAGGGTTAAACCACTGCTTTTTAAAAATCTATTtagctttttccattttttaacaagtaatttaaCCACCTACATGTTAAGCACAAGATAGTGAAATGTTAGATTTAGGATTATGTGTCTAGAGTCTGgctgcagcctgagatccttTTCCTAGAGTCCCTTTATATGAGAGCACTTACTGCCACCTATTGGTGGGAGGACTGCATGAGTTAAATGTTATATTCCAAGAACACTTGGGTACGTTTAAGACATGTAATGAACCATGAAATGATCAATTAAATGTTCTTGGTAGATGCTCCCTGGTGGCTCACTGAGTACAGCGCGTACCCGGGTTCAAATCTGACCCGTGGTCCTTTGCTGCatatcctcccctctctctctcccataccttcctgtctctctctaactatctccctgtccaataaagcatgaaa
Encoded proteins:
- the dync2i2 gene encoding cytoplasmic dynein 2 intermediate chain 2, with translation MFTDEALDSVGIESQWRKSQQLAQESRGCQTRALHSAEAEVQTASTSVSGTQTEPRDQITERLLQQDPREPEPPGLQDFLRRVEDAVVKELVKNAKSHAFDGFQVNWEDHSQLVSCLHRLQHPSAQERGLHVTSVSWSCTGSVIACAYGRIDDGDWSTEKSYVCTWNLDRRGLNPKQPDLVIDVPTTVTALSFHPHQPSLIAGGLYSGEVVVWDTSRTQDPVLAQTGLSADSHREPVYQVDWLPVQKRGELWVLSASSGGRVLLWTVDSDQGGFVLSAGYALVRQQVPHSSSASFKARGGGSSSVGVTSLALSPWDSDTFLVGSEGGLLLKCSFSSRTPAAVAAAASSEGQSVPLRAPAVFSFRPRGSPVHSIHCSPFHRNLFLSVGTDGLAHLHSLLQADPLRSLRVSDSYVFEVQWSPTRPLVFAAATGQGVVQIFDLGRRSLRPAATIDQGGAGQAATCLAFNSQNPHLLAVGKTDGTANIWHLSADLTEQSPRETAQLEQIANEVAE